In Acidimicrobiia bacterium, one genomic interval encodes:
- a CDS encoding helix-turn-helix domain-containing protein — protein MSPTETTEPAVLTIEEAATLLRISRNAAYAAARQWRTTNGQTGLPCIEIGRTLRVPRADLDRLLGRQAA, from the coding sequence ATGTCCCCAACCGAAACCACTGAACCAGCAGTACTCACCATCGAAGAAGCAGCAACACTCCTGCGAATAAGCCGCAACGCCGCCTACGCAGCCGCCCGACAATGGCGAACAACCAACGGCCAAACCGGTCTCCCCTGCATCGAAATCGGCCGAACCCTCCGAGTCCCACGCGCCGACCTCGACCGACTGCTCGGACGACAAGCAGCTTGA
- a CDS encoding exo-alpha-sialidase, with protein sequence MANDESDQRDGVTVDPGVAHVHGLGINPADGSLIVATHYGSFRIPSDGDDAERIGNSLQDTMGFTVAGPDHFLGSGHPDFAGMQAGQPGQLGLIESTDGGATWASISLSGEVDFHGLAFAHDLVYGWDSGTGRFMVSADSEEWETRSTLAMYDFAVDPKDPDHLVGATPDGSVASTDGGRTWNDTDGPPFLAVSWDAHAGLWGADERGGIWSHTDGHWERVGLLPGQPQALLATPDGMYAAAHDNAQVTGIYRSTDDGRSWDLRYRDGQQ encoded by the coding sequence TTGGCGAACGACGAATCGGATCAGCGAGATGGAGTGACTGTCGACCCTGGTGTTGCCCACGTTCATGGCCTCGGTATCAACCCCGCTGATGGATCGCTCATCGTCGCCACCCACTATGGGTCGTTCCGCATTCCCTCAGACGGCGATGACGCTGAACGGATCGGCAACTCCCTTCAGGACACGATGGGGTTCACCGTCGCTGGCCCCGATCACTTCCTCGGTTCGGGTCATCCCGATTTTGCCGGGATGCAGGCTGGTCAGCCCGGTCAGCTCGGATTGATCGAGTCCACCGACGGGGGTGCTACTTGGGCCAGCATCTCGCTAAGCGGCGAGGTCGACTTCCATGGCCTAGCCTTCGCTCACGACCTGGTATATGGCTGGGACTCCGGCACGGGCCGGTTCATGGTCTCTGCGGATAGCGAGGAATGGGAGACCCGCTCGACGCTGGCCATGTACGACTTTGCCGTCGACCCGAAGGATCCGGACCACCTGGTGGGCGCCACACCGGACGGTTCGGTCGCTTCGACCGACGGCGGACGAACCTGGAACGACACCGACGGGCCGCCGTTTCTCGCTGTCAGCTGGGATGCCCACGCCGGCCTGTGGGGAGCCGACGAGCGTGGCGGCATCTGGAGCCACACCGACGGTCACTGGGAGCGCGTCGGCCTTCTGCCGGGCCAACCCCAAGCCCTGCTTGCCACGCCCGACGGCATGTATGCAGCGGCGCACGACAACGCGCAGGTGACCGGCATCTACCGCTCCACCGACGACGGCCGAAGCTGGGATCTCCGCTACCGGGACGGGCAGCAGTGA
- a CDS encoding DUF3703 domain-containing protein, which translates to MRWPRSPSLPMACAPAALSPPQPQANTRLTDPRWSMPMPERPRRADAATRTWVQAELASVRTSTDPWIALERAHIVSQPYAVLHTRVHLAMLRRAIADRNRQETLGQVLRIVFAGPGSLTGRYPRGNIGTTAMGLRETTDVPPDLAQLGR; encoded by the coding sequence ATGAGGTGGCCGAGATCGCCGTCATTGCCAATGGCCTGCGCGCCCGCCGCCCTGTCGCCGCCCCAACCGCAGGCGAACACCCGGCTTACAGACCCACGATGGAGCATGCCAATGCCTGAACGACCCCGCCGCGCCGACGCTGCGACCCGTACGTGGGTACAGGCCGAGCTCGCGTCTGTTCGAACCTCCACCGATCCGTGGATCGCTCTCGAACGGGCCCACATCGTGTCCCAGCCCTACGCCGTGCTCCACACCCGCGTGCACCTGGCCATGCTCCGTCGAGCTATCGCCGACCGGAACCGACAAGAGACGCTCGGACAAGTGCTCCGCATCGTCTTCGCTGGTCCCGGCTCGCTCACCGGCCGATACCCCCGAGGGAACATCGGCACGACCGCCATGGGACTACGCGAGACCACCGATGTCCCGCCGGACCTGGCCCAGCTGGGGCGCTAG
- a CDS encoding cation-translocating P-type ATPase codes for MADACCAGPPSSVSEEDGALAVQWRTPAALIAALAWLVGVIAGLNDLEALADGAFIAALVVGGATFVPAALAALARRRLGVGLLMTVAAIGATALGQLGEAAALAFLFSISEALEEWAVAKSRRGLRAVLALVPDTATVRHGHDTAQVPVGEIVSGDVLVLRTGDRLPTDGRVVEGSSSLDVSAVTGEAIPVEVDIGDDVLAGSVNGGGLLVVSATAPVADSTLSRIVRAVEEAQDRKGNAQRLADRIAAPLVPAIIGIAAAVAMIGALVGDPGLWFERSLVVLVAASPCAFAIAVPVTVFASVGSATRAGLVIKGGAALEALAAVQVVALDKTGTLTRNQPVVIETVTAAGSSPDDVLGAAAALEAQSNHPLAAAITTAARDASVTVPPVWDVVTIVGHGLEGTVNGERVRVGKPGYIAATTLIDDVARLQAAGATVVLVEAEGETIGALAVRDELRPEATAVVASLRSAGMALAMLTGDNETTASAIAREAQIDDVAAGLLPQGKVEQITRLSEHGPVAMVGDGINDAPALASAAVGIAMGAAGTDVAIEAADVAIMGDNLGHLPPLFEHARRTRTIMVQNLVLSGSIIAILIPVAALGWLGLGAVVALHEVAEIAVIANGLRARRPVAAPTAGEHPAYRPTMEHANA; via the coding sequence ATGGCCGACGCCTGTTGTGCGGGCCCGCCGTCGTCGGTGTCTGAGGAGGATGGTGCGCTGGCGGTGCAGTGGCGGACGCCAGCTGCGCTCATCGCTGCGCTGGCCTGGCTGGTCGGTGTCATCGCCGGTCTGAACGATCTCGAAGCTTTGGCTGATGGCGCCTTCATCGCGGCTCTCGTGGTAGGCGGCGCCACGTTCGTCCCTGCCGCTCTCGCTGCCCTCGCTCGACGGCGCCTCGGTGTTGGCTTGTTGATGACGGTTGCCGCCATTGGAGCGACTGCGCTCGGCCAGCTCGGTGAAGCCGCCGCCCTGGCGTTCTTGTTCTCGATCTCTGAGGCGCTCGAGGAGTGGGCGGTGGCCAAGTCACGACGGGGACTGCGCGCCGTACTCGCGTTGGTGCCCGACACCGCCACCGTCCGACATGGGCACGACACGGCACAGGTACCGGTGGGCGAGATCGTTTCGGGGGATGTGCTCGTCCTGCGAACGGGGGACCGCCTCCCGACCGACGGCCGGGTGGTGGAGGGCAGCTCCTCTCTCGACGTTTCGGCGGTCACCGGGGAGGCGATCCCTGTCGAGGTGGACATCGGCGATGATGTGCTCGCGGGCAGCGTTAATGGCGGCGGCCTGCTTGTCGTGTCGGCGACGGCACCCGTCGCTGACAGCACCCTGTCGCGCATCGTTCGTGCCGTCGAGGAGGCCCAGGACCGCAAGGGGAACGCACAACGCCTGGCAGATCGGATCGCTGCGCCGCTCGTCCCCGCCATCATCGGCATCGCGGCCGCGGTCGCGATGATCGGCGCGCTGGTGGGTGATCCGGGATTGTGGTTCGAACGTTCACTCGTCGTGCTGGTGGCGGCGTCGCCGTGCGCGTTCGCCATCGCGGTGCCAGTCACCGTGTTCGCTTCAGTGGGCTCCGCCACCAGGGCCGGACTCGTCATCAAAGGCGGCGCCGCCCTCGAAGCGTTGGCGGCCGTGCAGGTCGTCGCGCTCGACAAGACCGGCACCCTGACCCGGAACCAACCAGTCGTCATCGAGACGGTCACCGCCGCCGGATCCAGCCCCGACGACGTCCTCGGGGCTGCGGCCGCTCTTGAAGCGCAGAGCAACCACCCGCTGGCCGCCGCCATCACCACCGCGGCACGAGACGCCAGCGTCACGGTGCCACCGGTATGGGATGTCGTGACAATCGTCGGCCACGGCCTCGAGGGCACGGTCAACGGGGAGCGGGTGCGGGTTGGCAAGCCTGGCTACATTGCTGCGACGACGCTCATCGACGATGTGGCTCGGCTCCAAGCCGCAGGAGCGACTGTCGTGCTCGTTGAAGCTGAGGGCGAGACCATCGGAGCGCTCGCGGTACGCGACGAGCTCCGCCCCGAAGCCACCGCCGTGGTCGCATCACTGCGATCGGCGGGCATGGCCTTGGCGATGCTCACCGGCGACAACGAGACGACCGCATCGGCCATCGCCCGAGAGGCACAGATCGATGACGTCGCTGCCGGTCTCCTCCCGCAAGGCAAGGTCGAACAGATCACGAGGCTCAGCGAACACGGCCCGGTCGCGATGGTCGGAGACGGCATCAACGACGCTCCGGCCCTGGCGTCGGCTGCCGTCGGCATAGCGATGGGTGCCGCAGGGACCGACGTAGCGATCGAAGCCGCCGACGTCGCGATCATGGGCGACAACCTCGGCCACCTGCCGCCGCTGTTCGAACACGCCCGGCGCACCCGGACGATCATGGTGCAGAACCTCGTGTTGTCCGGCTCGATCATCGCCATCCTCATTCCCGTCGCCGCGCTGGGATGGCTCGGGCTCGGAGCGGTGGTCGCCCTCCATGAGGTGGCCGAGATCGCCGTCATTGCCAATGGCCTGCGCGCCCGCCGCCCTGTCGCCGCCCCAACCGCAGGCGAACACCCGGCTTACAGACCCACGATGGAGCATGCCAATGCCTGA
- a CDS encoding metalloregulator ArsR/SmtB family transcription factor: MKTMAVETSEVEVVARLFHGLSDPTRLSILLALLDGELPVRSIVDVVGTSQPNVSNHLACLKGCGLVVDRPGERRQVFYSIAQPEVVELIRASERLLAENGQRVSLCDAPMMGDR; encoded by the coding sequence ATGAAGACGATGGCTGTCGAGACAAGTGAGGTGGAGGTGGTAGCCCGCCTCTTCCATGGGCTCAGTGATCCCACTCGCCTGTCAATCCTGTTGGCTCTGCTCGATGGTGAGCTCCCGGTGCGCTCGATCGTGGACGTCGTGGGCACGTCCCAGCCCAACGTGTCGAACCACCTTGCTTGTCTGAAGGGCTGCGGGCTGGTGGTCGATCGACCGGGGGAGCGCCGACAGGTCTTCTATTCCATCGCGCAGCCCGAGGTCGTCGAGCTGATTCGGGCGTCTGAGCGCCTACTCGCTGAGAACGGACAGCGGGTGAGTCTGTGCGACGCCCCGATGATGGGTGACCGGTAA
- a CDS encoding YnfA family protein, translated as MPVARSLALFALAALAEIGGAWLIWQGIREDRGVAWIGAGVAALGTYGFVATLQDDANFGRILAAYGGIFVAGSLAWGAAVDGFRPESVRAPA; from the coding sequence GTGCCCGTCGCTCGTTCCCTCGCCCTGTTCGCCCTCGCTGCGCTTGCCGAGATTGGGGGCGCATGGCTGATCTGGCAGGGCATCCGCGAAGACCGCGGCGTCGCCTGGATCGGTGCTGGTGTGGCGGCGCTCGGCACCTACGGGTTCGTCGCCACCTTGCAGGACGACGCCAACTTCGGTCGGATCCTGGCCGCATATGGCGGTATCTTCGTCGCCGGCTCGCTCGCATGGGGCGCGGCTGTGGACGGGTTCCGACCCGAGTCCGTGCGCGCTCCAGCCTGA
- a CDS encoding cupredoxin domain-containing protein — protein MNRFYRPLIAILGSALSLSLVLTACGDDDSSARDQPVGAMSENMDSDDMEHDHSESSPVVDGARRVEVNATSFVFDPDEITVNVGEDVAIVLSSDDLLHDFTIDEINVHVAADRGEIAEGGLRAEAPGEYTFYCTVAGHREAGMEGTLIVEAPE, from the coding sequence ATGAACCGCTTCTACCGCCCCTTGATTGCTATTTTGGGTTCCGCACTGTCCCTGAGTCTCGTCCTTACCGCCTGCGGTGATGACGATTCCTCAGCCAGGGACCAACCCGTGGGGGCCATGTCCGAAAACATGGATAGTGACGACATGGAGCACGACCACAGCGAGTCGAGCCCAGTAGTAGACGGGGCCCGGCGGGTCGAGGTGAACGCCACCTCATTCGTATTCGACCCCGACGAGATCACCGTCAACGTTGGTGAAGACGTCGCCATCGTGTTGAGCTCCGACGATCTGCTCCATGACTTCACCATTGATGAGATCAACGTGCACGTCGCCGCCGATCGAGGCGAGATCGCTGAAGGCGGCCTTCGGGCCGAGGCCCCGGGTGAGTACACCTTCTACTGCACCGTTGCTGGTCACCGGGAAGCGGGTATGGAAGGAACCCTGATCGTAGAAGCACCAGAGTAG
- a CDS encoding cytochrome c encodes MTTPVITAGTVGAKGRFGPHLLAILALVLGLFLAGCSSDSSATSSDGVTEQGEAVYQDACASCHGTDLRGTNDGPPLLSQVYEPGHHPDIAFVSAIKNGSPAHHWGFGDMSPVPGLDDNEIDAVISYIRQQQETHGYEPYPPQ; translated from the coding sequence ATGACTACCCCCGTCATTACTGCTGGCACCGTAGGGGCCAAGGGCCGGTTCGGTCCGCACCTACTGGCCATCCTTGCCCTGGTCCTGGGTCTGTTTCTGGCCGGGTGCAGCAGTGACAGTTCAGCGACTTCGAGCGACGGAGTAACCGAGCAAGGCGAAGCGGTCTACCAAGATGCGTGCGCGTCATGCCACGGCACTGACCTGCGCGGCACCAACGACGGGCCTCCCCTTCTGTCCCAAGTGTATGAACCGGGCCACCACCCCGATATCGCGTTTGTCTCGGCGATCAAGAACGGCTCCCCCGCGCACCACTGGGGTTTTGGTGACATGTCGCCGGTGCCGGGACTCGACGACAACGAGATTGACGCCGTGATCTCCTACATCCGCCAACAACAAGAAACCCACGGGTACGAACCCTACCCACCCCAATAA
- a CDS encoding heavy metal translocating P-type ATPase: protein MEHTGSNHGDHGGHGDHGGHGGHGDHAEMFRRMFWWSLLITVPLVVTSRMVMDWFGYELDFVGIGLVGPVLGTLLFMWGGWPFLSGGAQEAKDRQPGMMLLIAMAITVAYMASMATSLGWFDLDFWWELGALITVMLLGHWQEMKALGAAQDALGALAELLPDEAERIGPDGTTETISVGELQAGDVVLVRSGSRIPADGSIVEGEAELDESMITGESQPVPKSSGDSVVAGSVSTDSAVRVKVTAIGEDTALAGISRLVAEAQESKSRTQALADRAAALLFYVALGAAIITAIVWVLLGETNEAVVRVVTVLVISCPHALGLAIPLTTSLSSSIAASNGILIKDRLALEASRSLDAVLFDKTGTLTKGEHVVVAVAAADGHTDSEVLRLAGGVEADSEHPLARAIVNAANDHSGVASATEFRSLTGRGVEATIDGTIYAVGGPALLAERDLAVPNEIASTIEEWKDRGSSVLYLSNPDTVLGAVAVEDEIRPEARQAVEQLHATGHHVVMITGDAHQVADAVAADLGIDEVFSEVLPEDKAAKVAELQGRGLRVAMVGDGVNDAPALAQADVGIAIGAGTDVAIESAGLILVSDDPRSVTSIIRLSQAAYRKSLQNLAWAAGYNVLAIPLAAGALQWAGITMPPALAAILMSISTIVVALNAQLLRRIDLQPDHDDDLSTARDLEATKPTNRERKTTR from the coding sequence ATGGAACATACAGGTTCTAACCATGGAGACCATGGTGGACACGGCGATCACGGTGGCCATGGTGGACACGGTGACCATGCCGAGATGTTTCGTCGGATGTTTTGGTGGAGCTTATTAATTACCGTTCCACTGGTGGTTACCAGCCGCATGGTCATGGACTGGTTCGGCTACGAACTCGACTTTGTTGGGATAGGTCTAGTCGGGCCGGTACTGGGCACATTGTTGTTTATGTGGGGCGGCTGGCCGTTCCTCTCCGGCGGAGCACAGGAAGCCAAAGACCGTCAACCCGGGATGATGCTGTTGATCGCCATGGCGATCACCGTGGCCTACATGGCCTCTATGGCCACGTCTCTAGGTTGGTTTGACCTGGACTTTTGGTGGGAGCTCGGGGCGCTCATCACCGTCATGTTGTTGGGCCATTGGCAAGAAATGAAAGCCCTCGGTGCCGCCCAAGACGCCCTAGGTGCTCTAGCCGAGCTGTTGCCCGATGAGGCGGAGCGGATTGGCCCTGACGGCACGACCGAAACCATCTCGGTAGGAGAGCTACAAGCCGGTGATGTGGTGCTGGTGCGCTCAGGCAGTCGGATTCCTGCTGATGGCAGCATTGTTGAGGGCGAAGCGGAACTAGATGAATCGATGATCACCGGCGAATCGCAGCCGGTGCCCAAATCATCTGGGGATTCGGTGGTGGCTGGTTCGGTATCAACCGACTCTGCCGTGCGGGTCAAGGTAACCGCTATTGGAGAAGACACCGCGCTTGCTGGAATTAGCCGATTGGTGGCTGAGGCCCAGGAATCAAAGTCCCGTACCCAGGCCTTAGCCGATCGGGCGGCGGCCCTGTTGTTTTATGTAGCGCTCGGCGCCGCCATCATCACCGCCATTGTGTGGGTGCTGCTCGGAGAAACTAACGAGGCGGTGGTGCGGGTAGTGACCGTGCTTGTTATCTCCTGTCCTCATGCCTTAGGTCTCGCCATTCCCCTAACCACATCCTTATCGAGCTCTATCGCCGCTAGCAACGGTATTTTGATCAAAGACCGGCTTGCGCTAGAAGCCAGCCGTAGCCTCGACGCCGTACTCTTCGACAAGACGGGCACCCTCACCAAAGGGGAACATGTTGTTGTTGCAGTAGCCGCTGCCGACGGCCATACCGACAGTGAGGTGCTGCGGCTTGCCGGTGGTGTTGAAGCCGACAGTGAACACCCACTAGCGCGGGCCATTGTCAACGCCGCTAATGATCATTCAGGTGTCGCTTCGGCAACCGAATTTCGTTCCCTAACCGGCCGAGGCGTCGAAGCCACCATCGACGGCACTATCTATGCGGTGGGCGGTCCAGCGCTACTCGCCGAACGTGACCTCGCCGTACCCAACGAAATCGCCTCCACTATCGAGGAGTGGAAAGACCGGGGATCATCGGTCCTGTATCTCTCCAACCCCGACACTGTCCTCGGGGCGGTGGCCGTCGAAGACGAGATCCGGCCCGAGGCCCGCCAAGCCGTGGAGCAACTCCACGCCACCGGACACCACGTGGTCATGATCACCGGCGACGCCCACCAAGTCGCCGACGCCGTCGCCGCCGACCTCGGTATCGACGAAGTCTTCTCCGAAGTGCTCCCCGAAGACAAAGCCGCCAAAGTAGCGGAGCTGCAGGGCCGGGGCCTGCGGGTCGCCATGGTTGGTGACGGAGTCAACGACGCCCCCGCTCTCGCCCAAGCCGACGTCGGCATCGCCATCGGGGCCGGTACCGATGTCGCTATCGAATCCGCCGGGCTGATCCTGGTCAGCGACGACCCCCGCAGTGTCACCTCCATCATTCGCCTCTCCCAAGCCGCCTACCGCAAATCACTACAAAACTTGGCCTGGGCTGCGGGCTACAACGTGCTCGCCATCCCCCTCGCCGCGGGCGCTCTGCAATGGGCTGGCATCACCATGCCCCCGGCTCTTGCGGCCATCTTGATGAGTATCTCCACCATCGTGGTCGCCTTAAACGCCCAACTTCTCCGCCGAATTGATCTCCAACCCGACCATGACGACGATCTCAGTACTGCCAGGGATCTTGAGGCGACCAAACCAACCAACCGCGAACGAAAGACGACTCGATGA
- a CDS encoding BlaI/MecI/CopY family transcriptional regulator — protein MRKRRPMGSLEAEILECLWRSDKPMNPREVREALDDDNLAYTTVMTILTRLWRKGLAVRSKQGRAFSYTAAIAEADYTAKKMQAMLAAATDPQAAMSRFVDGLDPRETSALRKALKELER, from the coding sequence GTGAGGAAGCGTCGCCCCATGGGGTCACTAGAAGCTGAGATTCTGGAGTGCCTGTGGCGAAGCGATAAACCCATGAACCCCCGAGAAGTGCGAGAGGCGCTTGATGACGACAACCTTGCCTACACCACGGTTATGACAATCCTGACCCGGCTGTGGCGCAAAGGCTTGGCCGTACGCTCGAAACAGGGGCGCGCTTTTTCCTACACCGCCGCCATTGCCGAAGCCGACTACACGGCAAAAAAGATGCAAGCGATGTTGGCAGCGGCGACGGACCCCCAAGCAGCTATGAGCCGTTTTGTAGACGGCCTCGACCCGCGAGAGACAAGCGCTCTGCGCAAAGCACTAAAAGAGCTTGAGCGGTGA
- a CDS encoding M56 family metallopeptidase, producing the protein MNYALATGLLLVAGGVSGILVPRVLGPAGTTRFMTGIIVVTGIATACGALMTATIALPKLHDLVDRVGWCPSPHPVGHAVPVEVATIAAVFLAVSVFRGYRYLRSMYRHHATFAGINGIKIIVTDEPIAIAIPGRPGGVVIGSKLMRALNCEEQSALLAHEQAHLRLNHHRYVHLTGLIAAMFPLLVPLARQVRYMTERWADETAAKQVGSRTLVARTIAKVALMSPTAPRTLALTFIGFNTSSRVNALLESPSTNRRLAIAAVVVSAVLATLVGTSVGLGHITQAVFFLCHA; encoded by the coding sequence GTGAACTACGCCCTGGCCACTGGTCTACTGCTGGTAGCCGGTGGCGTCAGTGGAATTTTGGTTCCGAGGGTGTTGGGACCAGCTGGCACGACCAGGTTCATGACGGGAATTATCGTTGTCACCGGTATCGCCACTGCCTGTGGGGCTCTGATGACCGCAACAATTGCTCTACCCAAGCTACACGACCTAGTTGATCGCGTCGGGTGGTGTCCCTCACCTCACCCTGTTGGGCATGCTGTGCCGGTTGAAGTAGCTACTATCGCTGCTGTTTTCTTGGCAGTTTCGGTTTTCCGTGGGTACCGGTATCTCCGTTCCATGTACCGTCACCACGCTACGTTCGCTGGTATTAACGGTATTAAAATAATTGTCACCGACGAACCAATAGCTATCGCGATTCCCGGTCGACCCGGCGGTGTGGTCATCGGATCGAAACTCATGCGCGCCCTCAACTGCGAAGAACAGTCCGCTCTCTTGGCCCACGAACAAGCCCACCTCCGGTTGAACCACCACCGTTATGTTCACCTTACCGGGCTTATAGCGGCGATGTTTCCGCTGCTGGTACCCCTCGCCCGCCAAGTGCGTTACATGACCGAACGGTGGGCAGATGAGACAGCTGCCAAACAAGTTGGTTCAAGAACCCTGGTCGCTCGAACCATCGCCAAAGTCGCTCTCATGTCCCCAACAGCACCCCGAACACTGGCTTTGACGTTCATCGGTTTCAATACCAGCTCACGCGTGAATGCACTCCTGGAATCTCCGAGCACAAACCGGCGGCTGGCAATCGCTGCAGTAGTAGTAAGCGCAGTCTTGGCAACACTGGTTGGTACTTCCGTCGGGTTGGGTCACATAACGCAAGCCGTCTTCTTTTTGTGCCACGCATAA